The following are encoded in a window of Arthrobacter woluwensis genomic DNA:
- a CDS encoding thiolase family protein, translated as MSRIRKGLAGRDVVFVDGIRTPFGKAGDKGIYAETRADDLVVKCIRELMRRNPGLPAERVDEVAIAATTQTGDQGLTIGRTAALLAGLPQSVPGFAIDRMCAGALTAVTTTGSGIASGAYDVVIAGGVEHMGHHPMGVGADPNPRFLAERIVDPAALNMGNTAENLHDRFPAITKERADAYAVASQRKVAEAYESGDIQAGLVPVASKKAGAGWTLNTVDEPPRPGTTLEDLEGLRTPFRPHGRVTAGNAAGLNDGATAALLADADTAEELGLPVRMRMVSYAFAGVEPSVMGYGPVPSTLKALEKAGLGIEDIGLFEINEAFAVQVLSFLDYFGIADDDPRVNRFGGAIALGHPLASSGVRLMNQLARQFEQDPSVRYGITTMCIGLGMGGTIIWENPHHPDYGTDAQAGEAA; from the coding sequence GTGAGCCGCATCCGCAAAGGCCTGGCCGGCCGCGATGTCGTCTTTGTCGACGGCATCCGCACACCGTTCGGCAAGGCAGGAGACAAGGGCATCTATGCCGAGACCCGTGCCGACGACCTGGTGGTCAAGTGCATCCGAGAACTGATGCGACGCAATCCGGGCCTCCCGGCCGAGCGCGTAGATGAGGTGGCCATCGCCGCCACCACGCAGACCGGTGACCAGGGCCTCACCATCGGGCGCACCGCGGCCCTGCTCGCGGGCCTCCCCCAGTCCGTGCCGGGCTTCGCCATCGACCGCATGTGCGCGGGCGCTCTGACCGCCGTGACCACCACCGGTTCCGGCATCGCCTCCGGCGCGTACGACGTCGTCATCGCGGGCGGCGTCGAGCACATGGGTCATCACCCGATGGGCGTCGGAGCCGATCCCAACCCGCGCTTCCTCGCCGAACGGATCGTCGATCCCGCCGCGCTGAACATGGGCAACACCGCCGAGAACCTCCACGACCGGTTCCCCGCCATCACCAAAGAGCGCGCCGACGCCTACGCCGTCGCTTCGCAGCGCAAGGTCGCCGAAGCCTATGAGAGCGGTGACATCCAGGCCGGCCTCGTCCCCGTGGCGAGCAAGAAGGCCGGCGCCGGCTGGACCCTGAACACGGTGGACGAGCCGCCGCGGCCCGGCACCACCCTGGAAGACCTCGAAGGTCTCCGTACCCCCTTCCGACCGCATGGCCGCGTCACCGCGGGCAATGCCGCCGGTCTGAACGACGGCGCGACGGCGGCCCTGCTCGCCGATGCGGACACCGCCGAGGAGCTGGGCCTGCCGGTCCGCATGCGCATGGTCTCCTACGCCTTCGCCGGCGTGGAGCCGAGCGTCATGGGCTACGGCCCCGTCCCGTCCACCCTCAAGGCTCTCGAGAAGGCCGGGCTCGGCATCGAGGACATCGGGCTTTTCGAGATCAACGAGGCGTTCGCGGTGCAGGTCCTGAGCTTCCTGGACTACTTCGGCATCGCCGACGACGATCCCCGCGTCAACCGCTTCGGCGGCGCGATCGCGCTGGGCCACCCCCTCGCCTCCTCGGGCGTGCGGCTGATGAACCAGCTCGCCCGCCAGTTCGAGCAGGACCCGAGCGTCCGCTACGGCATCACCACCATGTGCATCGGCCTCGGCATGGGCGGCACGATCATCTGGGAGAACCCCCACCACCCCGACTACGGAACCGACGCACAGGCAGGAGAGGCAGCATGA
- a CDS encoding HRDC domain-containing protein, which translates to MTLKRNLTTAGDPAADTASHDLDDLTLEVPDVVELDTPREGVPFVISTDAGLQRCAAALAAGTGPVAVDAERSSGFRYGQRAFLVQIRREGAGTWLIDPEPFEDLEPIQAALVGSEWILHASTQDLPCLSELGLWPSALFDTELAARLAGLPRVGLAAVIEQLLGFRLAKEHSAADWSTRPLPEPWLKYAALDVEVLIELREELIELLSSQGKLEFALEEFQAILDAGVAPPRKEPWRRTSGMHQIRDRRQLAAVRQLWLEREDLARKRDVAPGRLLPDSALIAAARAMPTTVPQLIATRGFDGRAAQREAPRWLRALMSARDTEDLPPLHLPTNAPPPPRAWADKDPVAAARLTTARQALTDLAAEWDMPVENLLTPDHLRRLMWRPPTELNSESVDAALAELGARSWQRKLTVPLLLEALLHPQPESPAA; encoded by the coding sequence ATGACCCTGAAGCGAAACCTGACCACGGCCGGCGATCCGGCCGCTGACACAGCCTCCCACGACCTGGACGACCTCACCCTCGAGGTGCCCGACGTCGTCGAATTGGACACGCCGCGCGAAGGCGTCCCCTTCGTCATCAGCACCGACGCCGGCCTGCAGCGCTGCGCCGCTGCGCTGGCCGCCGGGACCGGCCCCGTCGCCGTCGACGCCGAACGCTCCTCCGGCTTCCGGTACGGCCAGCGCGCCTTCCTCGTGCAGATCCGCCGCGAGGGCGCGGGGACCTGGCTCATCGATCCCGAGCCATTCGAGGATCTCGAGCCGATCCAGGCCGCGCTCGTGGGCAGCGAGTGGATCCTGCATGCGTCCACCCAGGACCTGCCATGCCTGAGCGAGCTCGGCCTGTGGCCCTCGGCCCTGTTCGACACGGAGCTTGCCGCACGCTTGGCCGGGCTCCCGCGCGTCGGCCTGGCCGCCGTGATCGAGCAGCTCCTGGGCTTCCGTCTGGCCAAGGAGCACTCGGCCGCGGACTGGTCCACCCGTCCCCTGCCTGAGCCGTGGCTCAAGTACGCCGCGCTCGACGTCGAAGTGCTCATCGAGTTGCGGGAGGAGTTGATCGAGCTCCTGAGCAGCCAGGGCAAACTGGAGTTCGCCCTGGAGGAGTTCCAGGCGATCCTGGACGCCGGCGTCGCACCCCCTCGCAAGGAACCCTGGCGCCGGACGTCCGGCATGCACCAGATCCGCGATCGCCGCCAGCTGGCCGCGGTGCGTCAGCTCTGGCTCGAACGGGAGGATCTGGCGCGCAAGCGCGACGTCGCACCCGGCCGCCTCCTGCCGGATTCCGCGCTCATCGCTGCGGCGCGGGCCATGCCCACCACGGTGCCGCAGCTGATCGCCACCCGTGGCTTCGACGGCCGCGCGGCGCAGCGTGAGGCGCCCCGCTGGCTCCGGGCCCTCATGTCCGCCCGGGACACCGAGGACCTTCCCCCGCTGCACCTGCCGACCAACGCCCCACCTCCCCCGCGGGCATGGGCGGACAAGGACCCCGTCGCCGCCGCCCGGCTGACCACCGCGCGCCAGGCGCTCACCGACCTCGCCGCCGAATGGGACATGCCCGTCGAGAACCTGCTCACGCCGGATCACCTGCGTCGTCTGATGTGGCGTCCGCCGACGGAACTGAACTCAGAGAGTGTCGATGCGGCCCTCGCGGAGCTGGGCGCGCGCTCCTGGCAGCGAAAGCTCACGGTGCCCCTGCTCCTGGAGGCCCTGCTGCATCCCCAGCCGGAGTCCCCGGCCGCCTGA
- a CDS encoding DUF3000 domain-containing protein has translation MNANAPLPSGFNRALSSLKAARSRAELRLEEIPAPARLAPFAVALGAEISPSALGPGLADTEGLADLATGRFILLHDPAGSEVWGGDFRVVTFIRAQMDAEMGNDELLGTVAWTWLVEALQNHGADYRSAGGTATRVLSDSFGTLAERGSTIDIELRASWTPADWQVQNHLEAWADMVCSFAGLPPLPEGVTALPGRRF, from the coding sequence GTGAACGCCAATGCCCCGTTGCCCTCGGGCTTCAACAGAGCACTCTCCTCGCTGAAGGCCGCGCGGTCCCGCGCGGAACTCCGGCTCGAGGAGATCCCCGCTCCGGCACGGCTCGCGCCCTTCGCCGTGGCGCTCGGCGCAGAGATCTCCCCGTCGGCCCTCGGCCCCGGACTCGCGGATACCGAAGGGCTCGCCGACCTGGCCACCGGCCGCTTCATCCTGCTCCACGATCCGGCCGGGTCCGAGGTCTGGGGCGGCGACTTCCGCGTGGTGACGTTCATCCGGGCGCAGATGGACGCCGAGATGGGCAACGACGAACTCCTGGGCACCGTCGCCTGGACCTGGCTCGTCGAAGCATTGCAGAATCACGGCGCCGACTACCGTTCCGCGGGCGGCACGGCCACCCGGGTGCTCTCCGATTCCTTCGGGACGCTCGCCGAACGCGGCAGCACCATCGACATCGAGCTCCGGGCCTCGTGGACGCCGGCCGACTGGCAGGTGCAGAACCACCTCGAAGCCTGGGCGGACATGGTCTGCTCCTTCGCCGGACTTCCGCCGCTTCCCGAAGGTGTGACGGCGCTTCCCGGGCGGCGTTTTTGA
- a CDS encoding threonine aldolase family protein gives MASAPLHDVTSRGFASDNYSGVHPEILEAIAQANHGHQIAYGEDQYTARLGEVLEGHFGAGIEYFPVFNGTGANVVALQSLLPRWGAVVCATTAHINVDENGAPERMGGIKLLPVPTDNGKLTPELIDLEAWGYGDEHRAQPLAVSITQSTELGTVYTPEEVRAIADHVHAKGMKLHMDGSRLANAAATLGLPLRAFTRDAGVDILSFGGTKNGLIFGEIVVALNPEAAPGLIYLRKMSMQLASKMRFMSAQFIALLEGDLWLRSASHSNAMAQRLRSAVEGLPGVEITQDTQSNGVFAILPEGVADAVREKFRFYDWDAGRREVRWMCSFDTTEADVDAFAAALRAELGA, from the coding sequence ATGGCATCCGCACCCCTGCATGACGTCACCAGCCGGGGCTTCGCCTCGGACAACTACTCCGGCGTCCACCCGGAGATCCTGGAAGCCATCGCCCAGGCCAACCACGGGCACCAGATCGCCTATGGCGAAGACCAGTACACCGCACGGCTCGGCGAGGTCCTGGAGGGCCACTTCGGCGCCGGGATCGAGTACTTCCCGGTGTTCAACGGCACCGGCGCCAATGTGGTGGCTCTCCAGTCGCTGCTCCCCCGCTGGGGCGCGGTGGTGTGTGCCACCACGGCGCACATCAACGTCGACGAGAACGGCGCCCCGGAGCGGATGGGAGGCATCAAGCTGCTCCCTGTCCCCACCGACAACGGCAAGCTCACCCCCGAGCTCATCGACCTGGAGGCCTGGGGCTACGGCGACGAGCACCGCGCCCAGCCGCTGGCCGTCTCCATCACGCAGAGCACCGAACTCGGCACCGTGTACACCCCGGAGGAGGTCCGCGCGATCGCTGACCACGTGCACGCCAAGGGAATGAAGCTGCACATGGACGGCTCCCGCCTGGCCAACGCGGCCGCCACGCTCGGACTGCCGCTGCGCGCCTTCACGCGCGACGCCGGCGTCGACATCCTCTCCTTCGGCGGCACCAAGAACGGCCTGATCTTCGGCGAGATCGTCGTGGCGCTCAACCCGGAGGCCGCGCCCGGCCTGATCTACCTGCGCAAGATGAGCATGCAGCTCGCGTCCAAGATGCGCTTCATGTCGGCGCAGTTCATCGCGCTCCTGGAGGGCGACCTCTGGCTGCGGTCGGCCAGCCACTCCAATGCCATGGCGCAGCGCCTGCGCTCGGCCGTGGAGGGCCTGCCCGGGGTGGAGATCACCCAGGACACTCAGTCCAACGGTGTGTTCGCCATCCTCCCGGAGGGCGTGGCGGACGCGGTGCGTGAGAAGTTCCGTTTCTACGACTGGGACGCCGGCCGCCGCGAGGTGCGCTGGATGTGCTCGTTCGACACCACGGAGGCCGATGTGGATGCCTTCGCGGCCGCCCTGCGTGCGGAGCTCGGCGCCTGA
- a CDS encoding SDR family NAD(P)-dependent oxidoreductase: MNNLTVVVAGGSSPSGVAAATAFSQAGHRVYTIGSSPDRIEAAASASTEASGHTVTPLVCDLSDHAAVERLAAEITDDAGGVDGVLHLVGGWRGGTSLLDQSDEDWDFLHRQAVQTLRNTSRAFLPALLASRAGRFVMVGSTIAEHPTAKGANYAAAKAAAEAWTLSVADAFRTSDTGSAAAVVLAVKSLVDEAQRTAHPERKFPGYTDVTQLAQAALGLFGEDAADLNGTRRILPAWNA, translated from the coding sequence ATGAACAACCTCACCGTTGTCGTCGCCGGCGGCAGCAGCCCTTCCGGGGTTGCTGCCGCCACGGCGTTTTCCCAGGCCGGACACCGCGTCTACACGATCGGGTCCTCCCCCGACCGCATTGAGGCGGCCGCGTCCGCCTCCACCGAAGCCTCCGGGCACACCGTCACCCCGCTGGTCTGCGATCTCTCCGACCACGCCGCCGTGGAGCGGCTCGCGGCCGAGATCACCGACGACGCCGGTGGAGTGGACGGCGTGCTGCACCTCGTGGGCGGCTGGCGCGGCGGGACCTCGCTGCTGGACCAGAGCGACGAGGACTGGGACTTCCTGCACCGCCAGGCCGTCCAGACCCTGCGCAACACCAGCCGGGCCTTCCTCCCGGCCCTCCTCGCATCGCGGGCCGGCCGCTTCGTCATGGTGGGCTCCACCATCGCCGAGCACCCCACGGCCAAGGGCGCCAACTACGCGGCGGCGAAGGCCGCGGCGGAGGCCTGGACCCTCTCGGTGGCGGACGCCTTCCGCACGTCGGACACCGGCTCTGCCGCCGCCGTCGTGCTGGCGGTGAAGTCCCTCGTGGACGAAGCCCAGCGCACCGCCCACCCCGAACGCAAGTTCCCCGGCTACACGGACGTCACCCAGCTCGCCCAGGCGGCTCTCGGCCTCTTCGGTGAGGACGCGGCGGATCTCAACGGCACGCGCCGGATCCTTCCCGCCTGGAACGCGTGA
- a CDS encoding DUF6421 family protein, whose protein sequence is MTATTIETTSRVTAEHPAWQRLKAAVSSVQPFQSKNGAIEDAGNHAAAADAVDTVVEAVAELTPHFPHDAEYLTLLQKDLKAWAAAGFGEPDFLDSLMAFQPQEHRIDGLQHLVVFPMYTQNGSTQRLLEAVLVDVLWPEFISELEAGAYSNKLFVPLSFVDFTAGYDTNSAVLFPESVAVRETPAFTWGAIFQDREAARFRRVLRAAAEITSLDLPEDAAELIEDQQLTQEAFIMWDLIHDRTHMRGDLPFDPFMIKQRMPFFLYSLEELRCDLTAFRESVLVEKDENASPEARKHAKLVQYAVIFDRIFRFSITGSRVRNYDGLGGQLLFAWMHQHRVLHWTDGKMSIEWDNVADVVVALGEQIEELYWRSIDRPKVAHWIAAYEMISATVTPHPASVWAKGPDALPLTGTPREITDQVMDDEFPLSMFFEALEKKMRTVIESTAGITGATALS, encoded by the coding sequence ATGACCGCCACCACCATCGAGACCACCTCCCGCGTCACCGCCGAGCACCCGGCCTGGCAGCGCCTGAAGGCCGCCGTCAGCAGCGTGCAGCCGTTCCAGTCCAAGAACGGCGCCATCGAGGACGCCGGGAACCACGCCGCAGCAGCCGACGCTGTCGACACCGTCGTCGAAGCCGTCGCCGAGCTGACACCGCACTTCCCGCACGACGCCGAATACCTCACCCTGCTGCAGAAGGACCTGAAGGCCTGGGCCGCCGCGGGCTTCGGCGAACCGGACTTCCTCGACTCCCTCATGGCCTTCCAGCCGCAGGAGCACCGCATCGACGGCCTCCAGCACCTGGTCGTCTTCCCGATGTACACCCAGAACGGCAGCACTCAGCGTCTGCTCGAAGCCGTGCTGGTGGACGTCCTCTGGCCGGAGTTCATCTCCGAGCTCGAAGCCGGCGCATACTCCAACAAGCTGTTCGTCCCGCTGAGCTTCGTCGACTTCACGGCCGGCTACGACACCAACTCCGCCGTGCTCTTCCCGGAGTCCGTGGCAGTCCGCGAGACCCCCGCCTTCACCTGGGGCGCCATCTTCCAGGACCGTGAGGCCGCCCGCTTCCGCCGCGTCCTGAGGGCCGCCGCCGAGATCACCTCGCTGGACCTCCCCGAGGACGCCGCCGAGCTGATCGAGGACCAGCAGCTGACGCAGGAGGCCTTCATCATGTGGGACCTCATCCACGACCGCACCCACATGCGCGGCGACCTGCCCTTCGACCCGTTCATGATCAAGCAGCGCATGCCGTTCTTCCTGTACTCACTGGAAGAGCTCCGCTGTGACCTCACCGCCTTCCGCGAGTCCGTCCTCGTCGAGAAGGACGAGAACGCGAGCCCCGAGGCCCGCAAGCACGCCAAGCTCGTGCAGTACGCGGTCATCTTCGACCGGATCTTCCGCTTCTCCATCACGGGCTCCCGCGTCCGCAACTACGACGGCCTGGGCGGCCAGCTGCTCTTCGCGTGGATGCACCAGCACCGCGTGCTGCACTGGACCGACGGCAAGATGAGCATCGAGTGGGACAACGTCGCCGACGTCGTCGTCGCCCTGGGCGAGCAGATCGAGGAGCTGTACTGGCGTTCGATCGACCGCCCGAAGGTCGCCCACTGGATCGCCGCCTACGAGATGATCTCCGCCACCGTCACGCCGCACCCGGCCTCCGTGTGGGCCAAGGGTCCCGACGCCCTGCCGCTGACCGGCACCCCGCGCGAGATCACCGACCAGGTCATGGACGACGAGTTCCCGCTCTCCATGTTCTTCGAGGCCCTGGAGAAGAAGATGCGCACCGTCATCGAGTCCACCGCGGGCATCACCGGCGCCACCGCGCTGTCCTGA
- the msrB gene encoding peptide-methionine (R)-S-oxide reductase MsrB — protein MDRPGNGAEVVKSDQEWRQELTPEEYQVLRQAGTERAFTGEYWDTRQEGVYSCRACGAELFTSSEKFDSHCGWPSFFAPLAEGRVRYLRDSTLGMERVEVRCASCDSHLGHVFEGEGYDTPTDQRYCINSVSLKLRPTE, from the coding sequence ATGGACCGCCCGGGAAACGGCGCAGAGGTCGTCAAGAGTGACCAGGAGTGGCGTCAGGAGCTGACGCCCGAGGAGTACCAGGTGCTCCGCCAGGCCGGCACGGAACGCGCTTTCACCGGCGAGTACTGGGACACCCGGCAGGAGGGCGTGTACAGCTGCCGCGCTTGTGGTGCGGAGCTGTTCACGAGCTCGGAGAAGTTCGACTCGCACTGCGGGTGGCCATCCTTCTTCGCGCCGCTCGCGGAGGGCCGGGTCCGGTACCTCCGCGACTCGACGCTGGGCATGGAGCGCGTCGAAGTCCGTTGCGCCAGCTGTGACTCGCATCTGGGGCACGTCTTCGAGGGCGAGGGGTATGACACTCCCACCGACCAGCGGTACTGCATCAACTCGGTCTCGCTGAAACTGCGGCCCACCGAGTGA
- a CDS encoding alpha/beta hydrolase family protein — MDEQSSTGRGHGFFRIAGLGVASALAATALLGAGSSALAAYFARRIITPDRVKSQGEELLAVVQGDHGPEAIFRATAENTGDGVYSFHFDGDAGLARIGRITSYSPLEGTVQREIEEIYSGSLDRVRWGRWGGATYPDPSALGIDFEEVLLRDEIGDFPAWLVPAPQDASGAAHRKHAAPGGQNVWAIMVHGRGATRMEGLRALPVVQELGLTSLLISYRNDGEAPPADAGRYGLGSTEWREVEAAIAYALDHGATDVVLFGWSMGGAVSLQAADQARNRHAIRALVLDAPVIDWVDVLAFQARLNRIPAEVGRYGQFMLSHPLGRRLTGLSAPVDLKSMDWVTRSIELRTPTLILHSVDDDFVPYGPSEKLAAKNPEMVTFVPFQKARHTREWNVDRERWEATVREWLGAQLEERKGPAAAV, encoded by the coding sequence ATGGACGAACAGAGCAGCACGGGACGGGGCCATGGTTTCTTCAGGATCGCGGGACTGGGTGTCGCGTCGGCCCTGGCGGCGACGGCGTTGCTGGGGGCCGGGAGCTCGGCCCTGGCCGCCTACTTCGCCCGCCGCATCATCACCCCGGACCGGGTGAAGAGCCAGGGGGAGGAACTGCTCGCCGTCGTGCAGGGCGATCACGGCCCCGAGGCGATCTTCCGCGCCACGGCGGAGAACACCGGGGACGGGGTGTACAGCTTCCACTTCGACGGCGACGCCGGGCTGGCCAGGATCGGCCGCATCACCTCCTACTCGCCCCTGGAAGGCACGGTGCAGCGCGAGATCGAGGAGATCTATTCGGGGAGCCTGGACCGGGTGCGGTGGGGCCGCTGGGGCGGGGCGACCTACCCGGATCCGTCCGCCCTCGGGATCGACTTCGAGGAGGTCCTGCTCCGGGACGAGATCGGCGATTTCCCCGCCTGGCTGGTCCCGGCGCCGCAGGACGCCTCCGGCGCGGCCCACCGCAAGCATGCCGCGCCGGGTGGTCAGAACGTCTGGGCGATCATGGTGCACGGTCGCGGCGCGACGCGGATGGAGGGCCTGCGGGCCTTGCCCGTGGTCCAGGAGCTCGGGCTGACGAGCCTGCTCATCTCCTACCGCAACGACGGCGAGGCCCCTCCGGCGGATGCGGGGCGCTACGGCCTGGGGTCCACCGAGTGGCGCGAAGTCGAGGCCGCGATCGCGTACGCCCTGGACCACGGCGCGACGGACGTGGTGCTGTTCGGCTGGTCGATGGGCGGAGCGGTCTCCCTGCAGGCCGCGGATCAGGCCCGCAATCGGCACGCCATCAGGGCATTGGTCCTGGACGCTCCAGTGATCGACTGGGTGGACGTTCTCGCCTTCCAGGCGCGGCTCAACCGCATCCCCGCTGAAGTGGGGCGCTACGGGCAGTTCATGCTGTCCCATCCTCTGGGCCGGCGGCTGACCGGGCTGTCGGCGCCGGTGGACCTGAAGTCCATGGACTGGGTGACCCGCTCGATCGAGCTGCGGACCCCCACCCTCATCCTGCACAGCGTGGACGACGACTTCGTCCCCTATGGGCCGTCGGAGAAGCTCGCCGCGAAGAACCCCGAGATGGTGACGTTCGTGCCGTTCCAGAAGGCACGGCACACGCGGGAGTGGAACGTGGACCGGGAGCGCTGGGAAGCGACCGTCCGAGAGTGGCTCGGTGCCCAGCTGGAGGAGCGGAAGGGACCGGCGGCGGCGGTCTGA
- the ybaK gene encoding Cys-tRNA(Pro) deacylase, producing the protein MAGKKHSTGTPATLALEAAGVPFTLHLYDHDPRNTNFGLEAAEALGFAPEQVFKTLMVQLADGMAVGVVPVSGTLDLKAVAAAFGQKKASMADPAAAQRRTGYVLGGISPLGQRSPSPTVLDDSAFEHATILVSGGRRGLDVELSPEDLSRLTGAVRATIRA; encoded by the coding sequence ATGGCCGGCAAGAAGCACAGCACCGGGACCCCGGCCACCCTCGCACTCGAGGCGGCCGGGGTCCCGTTCACGCTGCACCTGTATGACCACGACCCGCGGAACACCAACTTCGGGCTCGAGGCGGCCGAGGCGCTCGGCTTCGCCCCCGAACAGGTCTTCAAGACCCTCATGGTCCAGCTCGCGGACGGCATGGCCGTGGGCGTCGTGCCCGTGAGCGGAACGCTCGACCTCAAGGCCGTTGCCGCGGCGTTCGGCCAGAAGAAGGCGTCCATGGCCGACCCGGCCGCGGCCCAGCGCCGGACAGGGTACGTTCTCGGCGGGATCTCCCCGCTGGGTCAGCGTTCGCCGTCACCCACCGTGCTGGACGACTCGGCCTTCGAGCACGCCACGATCCTCGTCTCCGGAGGGCGCCGAGGTCTCGACGTCGAGCTGTCGCCGGAGGACCTGAGCCGCCTCACCGGCGCCGTGCGCGCCACGATCCGCGCCTGA
- a CDS encoding SufE family protein: MSSKSPSTQRPAALPSALAEIVEEFQALEERDRLQLLLDFSRGLPELPARLKDHPELLEQVVECQSPLFLTIEAEGRGADALIELFFQAPAEAPTTRGFAGVLHEGLNGLSAAEILAVPDDMPELLGLTRAVSPLRMRGMTAMLGRIKRKVTAYVAQSTAVAPS; encoded by the coding sequence ATGAGCAGTAAGTCACCCTCCACCCAGCGTCCGGCAGCACTTCCATCCGCACTGGCCGAGATCGTCGAGGAGTTCCAGGCTCTTGAGGAGCGGGACCGCCTTCAGCTGCTCCTGGACTTCTCCCGGGGCCTGCCGGAGCTTCCCGCGCGGCTCAAGGATCACCCGGAGCTTCTGGAACAGGTGGTGGAGTGCCAGTCGCCCCTCTTCCTCACCATCGAGGCGGAAGGCCGCGGCGCGGACGCCCTGATCGAGCTGTTCTTCCAGGCGCCGGCGGAGGCGCCCACCACGCGCGGTTTCGCGGGAGTGCTCCATGAGGGTCTGAACGGCCTGAGCGCGGCCGAGATCCTGGCGGTTCCGGATGACATGCCGGAGCTCCTGGGCCTGACCCGCGCGGTGTCCCCGCTCAGGATGCGCGGCATGACAGCCATGCTCGGAAGGATCAAACGCAAGGTGACGGCGTACGTGGCCCAGTCCACCGCCGTCGCGCCGTCCTGA
- a CDS encoding sulfurtransferase translates to MSIAPEENDKFASYAHPERLVSTDWLAEQIASGAVADGRLVVVESDEDVLLYETGHIPGAVKIDWHTDLNDEVTRDYVDGAAFAELAASKGISRDSTVVIYGDKSNWWAAYALWVFTLFGHEDVRLLDGGRDKWIAEGRELVTDVPAPAAGDYPVVERDDQPIRAFKEDVLAHLGKPLIDVRSPEEYSGARTHMPAYPEEGALRGGHIPTAASVPWARAAAEDGSFRSREELDAIYGGEAGLTPGDEVIAYCRIGERSSHTWFALKYLLGFENVRNYDGSWTEWGNAVRVPIVKGSERGEVPAGF, encoded by the coding sequence ATGAGCATCGCCCCTGAAGAGAACGACAAGTTCGCCAGCTACGCACACCCGGAGCGCCTGGTGTCCACGGACTGGCTCGCCGAGCAGATCGCCTCCGGCGCCGTCGCGGACGGCCGCCTCGTGGTGGTCGAGTCGGACGAGGACGTCCTGCTGTACGAGACCGGCCACATCCCCGGCGCCGTGAAGATCGACTGGCACACGGACCTCAATGACGAAGTGACCCGCGACTACGTCGACGGCGCCGCCTTCGCCGAGCTCGCCGCCTCCAAGGGCATCTCCCGCGACTCCACCGTCGTCATCTACGGTGACAAGTCGAACTGGTGGGCCGCCTACGCCCTCTGGGTCTTCACCCTGTTCGGTCACGAGGATGTCCGCCTCCTGGACGGCGGCCGCGATAAGTGGATCGCCGAGGGCCGCGAGCTCGTCACCGACGTGCCCGCTCCCGCCGCCGGTGACTACCCCGTCGTCGAGCGTGACGACCAGCCCATCCGCGCCTTCAAGGAGGACGTGCTGGCCCACCTCGGCAAACCGCTCATCGACGTCCGCTCCCCCGAGGAATACAGCGGCGCCCGGACCCACATGCCGGCCTACCCGGAGGAAGGCGCGCTCCGTGGCGGCCACATCCCCACCGCGGCTTCCGTCCCGTGGGCCCGTGCGGCCGCCGAGGACGGCAGCTTCCGTTCGCGGGAGGAACTGGACGCCATCTACGGCGGCGAAGCCGGACTCACCCCGGGCGACGAGGTCATCGCCTACTGCCGCATCGGTGAGCGGTCCAGCCACACCTGGTTCGCCCTGAAGTACCTGCTGGGCTTCGAGAACGTCCGCAACTACGACGGCTCCTGGACCGAATGGGGCAACGCCGTGCGTGTCCCGATCGTGAAGGGCTCCGAGCGCGGCGAGGTTCCGGCCGGATTCTGA